A region of Acidithiobacillus ferridurans DNA encodes the following proteins:
- the nagZ gene encoding beta-N-acetylhexosaminidase, producing MLVRNERRHPARGPLMVDIAGLRPTAAECAMLRQPAVGGVILFARNCADAGQVRELCAELHALRSTPLLVGIDQEGGRVQRLRAGVTRFPPMATLGRLADRDGLESARVAAEDWGLLLGTELRDLGIDLDFTPCVDLDRGISAVIGDRAIHRDPVWVGAIAAALWKGMARTGLQGVAKHFPGHGAVAADSHLDLPLDDRPFSAIQEDLQPFAGMIAAGIPAIMPAHCLYPRVDGEHPAGFSPRWLQDVLRKEMGFTGVVVSDDLSMAGAHAAGGMAARVDAALTAGADLLLVCNDPEGAETAIAHLQSRDVLPTGDRLERLAGNAATAALSAADRVRCLQQIEALRALAPGCTD from the coding sequence ATGCTGGTACGGAATGAACGGCGGCACCCTGCACGGGGCCCGCTGATGGTCGATATCGCCGGCCTGCGGCCCACGGCCGCCGAATGCGCCATGCTGCGCCAGCCTGCCGTCGGCGGTGTCATCCTTTTTGCCCGCAACTGTGCCGACGCCGGACAGGTGCGTGAGCTGTGCGCGGAATTGCATGCCTTGCGCAGCACTCCCCTTCTTGTCGGCATAGATCAGGAAGGCGGACGGGTGCAGCGTCTGCGTGCGGGGGTGACGCGTTTCCCGCCCATGGCGACCCTGGGGCGTCTGGCGGATCGTGACGGACTGGAAAGTGCGCGGGTGGCGGCCGAAGACTGGGGCTTGCTGCTCGGTACGGAACTTCGGGATCTCGGCATTGATCTGGATTTTACCCCCTGCGTGGATCTGGATCGCGGTATCTCTGCGGTGATCGGCGATCGCGCCATCCACCGCGATCCGGTATGGGTGGGCGCTATTGCGGCAGCACTCTGGAAGGGCATGGCCCGGACCGGCCTGCAGGGGGTCGCCAAGCATTTCCCCGGTCACGGGGCGGTGGCCGCGGACTCTCATCTCGATTTGCCGCTGGATGATCGTCCGTTCAGCGCCATTCAGGAAGACCTCCAGCCCTTTGCGGGCATGATCGCCGCAGGAATTCCGGCGATCATGCCCGCGCATTGTCTTTATCCCAGGGTGGATGGTGAACACCCTGCCGGCTTCTCGCCGCGCTGGTTGCAGGATGTTCTCCGTAAAGAGATGGGCTTCACCGGTGTGGTGGTCAGTGACGACCTCAGCATGGCGGGTGCCCATGCTGCGGGCGGCATGGCTGCCCGGGTGGATGCGGCGCTGACGGCGGGCGCCGACCTGTTGCTGGTCTGTAACGATCCGGAAGGTGCGGAAACAGCCATCGCGCATTTACAGTCCAGGGATGTACTCCCGACCGGTGACCGCCTGGAGCGTCTCGCCGGTAACGCCGCCACGGCCGCCTTGTCCGCGGCTGACCGGGTGCGCTGCCTGCAGCAGATCGAAGCGTTACGGGCGCTCGCCCCCGGATGCACGGACTGA
- the dnaB gene encoding replicative DNA helicase, with translation MSDSADYGGGVKAPPHSIEAEQSVIGALLIDPETAEQVTEAVAAEEFYERRHRQIFQAISAMLGAGRAVDAITVSEWLQDHEQLADVGGVQYLLMLANETPSAANVLAYARIVRERATLRDLIRVGREIAELAYRPEGRSAQALLDEAESRVFHLAEGQQRAGEGFQQLKDALPAVIDRIETIAREKKGVTGLSTGFADLDEKTSGLHPGQLVIVAGRPSMGKTSFAMNIAEHVACIEGKPVAIFSMEMPTEEIVLRALSSRGRVDQHRLRNGSLGNDDWPRIAHAIGELGNAPLFADDSAALTPTDLRSRARRLKREHGLALIVVDYLQLMQVPGRGDNRVAEISEISRSLKALAKELSIPVIALSQLNRSLENRTEKRPQMSDLRESGAIEQDADLILFLYRDEVYYKDKEEVKGIAEVIIGKQRNGPIGTVRMSFFGEYTRFENYAPSGDGFGH, from the coding sequence GTGTCTGATTCGGCGGACTACGGCGGCGGGGTCAAGGCCCCGCCGCACTCTATCGAGGCGGAGCAATCCGTCATCGGCGCCCTGCTGATCGACCCCGAGACGGCGGAGCAGGTCACTGAGGCGGTGGCGGCCGAAGAATTTTATGAGCGTCGTCACCGCCAGATTTTCCAGGCCATCAGCGCCATGCTGGGCGCCGGGCGGGCGGTGGACGCCATCACGGTCTCCGAATGGTTGCAAGATCATGAGCAGCTCGCCGATGTGGGCGGGGTGCAGTATCTCCTCATGCTGGCCAACGAGACGCCCTCGGCGGCCAATGTGCTCGCCTATGCGCGGATCGTGCGGGAGCGGGCCACCCTGCGTGACCTCATCCGGGTCGGTCGGGAAATCGCCGAGCTTGCCTACCGTCCGGAAGGGCGGTCGGCTCAGGCCTTGTTGGACGAGGCTGAAAGCCGGGTCTTTCATCTCGCCGAAGGACAGCAGCGAGCCGGCGAAGGTTTCCAGCAACTCAAGGACGCACTTCCGGCGGTTATAGACCGGATCGAGACCATCGCCCGTGAGAAGAAGGGTGTCACGGGGCTGTCCACGGGCTTTGCCGATCTGGACGAGAAAACCTCCGGCCTCCACCCCGGCCAGCTCGTTATTGTTGCGGGCCGTCCGAGTATGGGCAAAACCTCTTTCGCCATGAATATCGCGGAGCATGTCGCCTGTATCGAAGGCAAGCCTGTCGCGATTTTCAGCATGGAAATGCCGACCGAGGAGATCGTCCTGCGCGCACTCTCGTCGCGGGGACGGGTAGATCAGCACCGCCTGCGCAATGGCAGCCTGGGTAACGACGACTGGCCGCGCATCGCCCATGCCATCGGTGAACTCGGCAACGCGCCCCTGTTCGCCGACGATTCTGCCGCGCTGACCCCGACGGATTTGCGCTCGCGGGCCCGTCGGCTGAAGCGGGAGCATGGCTTGGCTTTGATCGTGGTGGACTATCTGCAACTCATGCAAGTGCCGGGACGGGGTGATAACCGGGTCGCCGAGATTTCCGAGATCAGCCGTTCGCTCAAGGCGTTGGCCAAAGAGCTGTCGATCCCCGTGATTGCCCTCTCCCAGCTCAACCGAAGTCTGGAAAATCGTACCGAGAAGCGTCCGCAGATGTCCGATCTGCGTGAATCCGGAGCCATTGAACAGGATGCCGACCTGATCCTCTTCCTCTATCGCGATGAGGTGTATTACAAGGACAAGGAAGAGGTGAAAGGCATTGCCGAGGTGATCATCGGTAAACAGCGCAACGGACCTATCGGGACGGTGCGGATGAGTTTCTTCGGTGAATATACCCGTTTTGAGAACTATGCGCCGTCCGGGGATGGCTTCGGGCATTAG
- the radA gene encoding DNA repair protein RadA, whose product MSRDKTLFVCQECGSISNKWLGRCPDCGAWNSFVEQRVEKTVAKSQTTYATASPPQFLHAVPITDVGRSTTGLAELDRVLGGGQVPGAAILLGGEPGIGKSTLLLQTAHHLAQVSKVLYVTGEESAAQVALRAQRLGLGRSPVRVVAENHLEAIEGLLRGEQPALLLVDSIQTVYTDTLQSAPGSVAQVRECAARLVRFAKATGTTVWLVGHVTKEGAIAGPRVLEHMVDTVLYFEGEAGSPYRIVRAIKNRFGAANELGVFQMHEEGLSEVANPSQLFLSQHERPVAGSVVLATQEGTRPLLVEVQALVTPSPLANPRRVAIGLDPNRLSLLLAILHRHGGSMFFDQDVFVNIAGGIKVNEPAADLAVALALVSSFRNKPLEGRRVVFGELGLAGEVRPVAGTEARVREAIKLGFNGAILPRGDKISVAATFKLHPAARLGDAMEAAFAGG is encoded by the coding sequence ATGAGTCGCGACAAAACCCTTTTCGTTTGCCAGGAATGCGGCAGTATCAGCAATAAATGGCTGGGACGCTGTCCAGATTGCGGTGCATGGAACAGCTTCGTCGAACAGCGCGTGGAGAAGACCGTCGCCAAATCCCAAACCACCTATGCCACGGCCAGCCCGCCGCAATTTCTGCATGCGGTGCCGATCACGGATGTGGGGCGTAGCACGACGGGCTTGGCGGAACTCGACCGGGTGCTGGGCGGCGGGCAGGTGCCGGGGGCAGCCATTCTTCTGGGCGGGGAGCCGGGCATCGGAAAATCCACCCTCCTGCTCCAGACTGCCCATCACCTCGCTCAGGTCAGTAAGGTGCTTTATGTCACCGGGGAGGAGTCGGCGGCACAAGTCGCCTTACGTGCGCAGCGTCTGGGGCTGGGCCGGAGCCCTGTACGGGTGGTCGCCGAAAACCATCTTGAAGCGATCGAGGGGCTGCTCCGGGGAGAACAGCCCGCACTGTTATTGGTGGATTCCATTCAGACCGTCTATACCGACACGCTGCAATCGGCCCCAGGTTCGGTGGCCCAAGTGCGGGAGTGTGCGGCACGCCTGGTGCGTTTCGCCAAGGCGACGGGCACCACGGTGTGGCTGGTGGGCCATGTGACCAAGGAGGGGGCCATTGCTGGCCCACGTGTGCTCGAGCACATGGTGGATACCGTGCTCTATTTTGAAGGGGAGGCGGGTAGCCCGTACCGGATCGTGCGCGCCATCAAGAACCGCTTTGGGGCGGCCAACGAACTGGGTGTTTTCCAGATGCATGAAGAGGGCTTGAGCGAGGTCGCCAATCCTTCGCAGCTTTTCCTGTCGCAGCATGAGCGACCCGTGGCAGGGAGCGTGGTACTGGCAACGCAGGAAGGAACCCGACCGCTGCTGGTGGAGGTGCAGGCGCTGGTGACTCCGAGTCCGCTGGCGAATCCGCGCAGGGTTGCCATCGGTCTGGATCCCAACCGCCTCTCCCTCCTTCTGGCCATTCTACATCGTCACGGTGGCAGCATGTTTTTTGATCAGGATGTCTTCGTGAATATCGCGGGGGGGATCAAAGTCAACGAACCTGCCGCCGACCTTGCCGTGGCCCTCGCCTTGGTCAGCAGTTTTCGCAATAAACCCCTGGAGGGCCGTCGGGTGGTCTTTGGCGAATTGGGTCTGGCAGGAGAGGTGCGCCCGGTGGCGGGCACCGAGGCACGGGTTCGTGAAGCCATCAAACTCGGTTTCAACGGCGCCATTCTCCCGCGCGGCGACAAGATTTCGGTTG
- the rpsF gene encoding 30S ribosomal protein S6 — protein MRHYEIVFLVHPDQSEQVPQMIERYRGMIESDGGHFHRLEDWGRRQLAYPIKKAHKAHYVLMNIECSGVALAELEDAFRFNDAVLRHLTLARHEAVTSPSFLARDETDRRERSEETAEGEPDHSANEAVVTA, from the coding sequence TTGCGTCATTATGAAATTGTGTTTCTGGTCCATCCTGACCAGAGTGAACAGGTCCCCCAGATGATCGAGCGCTACCGCGGCATGATCGAGAGCGACGGCGGGCATTTTCATCGCCTGGAAGACTGGGGCCGCCGGCAACTGGCCTACCCCATCAAGAAGGCCCACAAGGCACACTATGTGCTGATGAACATAGAGTGCAGCGGTGTTGCGCTGGCTGAACTGGAGGACGCTTTCCGCTTCAACGACGCGGTATTGCGCCATCTGACGCTGGCCCGCCATGAAGCCGTCACCAGCCCTTCCTTCCTGGCCCGCGATGAGACGGACCGTCGGGAACGCAGCGAAGAGACCGCCGAAGGCGAACCGGATCACAGCGCTAACGAAGCCGTAGTGACGGCTTAA
- the rplI gene encoding 50S ribosomal protein L9 → MKVILLERINKLGRLGDVVEVRPGYGRNFLVPQGKAVVANQRNLEDFAARKAALEQVEAERLQAAQQRAAALADTVVTIALQAGEDGRLFGSVGLHDISAALAALGHEVAHSEIRLAGGPIKRIGEFPARVHLHPEVELDVIVFVERA, encoded by the coding sequence ATGAAAGTGATTTTACTGGAACGTATCAACAAGTTGGGGCGTCTGGGCGATGTGGTCGAAGTGCGTCCGGGTTATGGGCGCAATTTTCTGGTGCCGCAGGGCAAGGCCGTAGTGGCCAACCAGCGCAATCTGGAAGACTTTGCCGCCCGTAAGGCGGCGCTGGAGCAGGTGGAGGCAGAACGCCTGCAAGCCGCGCAACAGCGCGCCGCGGCGCTGGCCGATACCGTGGTCACGATTGCCCTGCAGGCGGGCGAGGATGGTCGTTTATTTGGTTCGGTGGGCCTGCATGACATCAGTGCGGCCCTGGCGGCCCTGGGCCACGAAGTGGCTCATTCCGAAATCCGTCTGGCGGGAGGGCCGATCAAACGGATCGGCGAATTCCCGGCGCGTGTGCATTTGCACCCGGAGGTCGAACTGGATGTGATAGTCTTCGTCGAGCGCGCCTGA
- the alr gene encoding alanine racemase yields the protein MTRPIIADISAAALRHNVAVVREHAPRAQIMAAVKANAYGHEVTLCAPVLAEAGVDAFAVASLEEAEALHALRLERPICLLGGPFDADEVSVAAERAYLLVIHEQRQLQWLETHAADAALRLFIKVDTGMHRLGFAPERLSALFAALQRHPRWEVLGLMSHLARSDTPNDPFNRQQAGVFAAAIAHVGHATAGQHSLANSGGVLALPFTHQHWVRPGLILYGLSPFAGRRGSEIGLQPVLSWRSAVVAIRELGPGDWLGYGAAWQAPAPCRVGVVAAGYGDGYPRHLGCGAPVTVAGQTTCTLARVSMDMLFVDLTAVQADIGAPVVLMGAGGPPLESLAAELGTISYEMSCRMQTRVPRQLVS from the coding sequence ATGACCCGCCCGATTATTGCCGATATCTCCGCTGCCGCACTGCGCCATAATGTAGCGGTGGTGCGCGAACATGCACCCCGCGCACAGATCATGGCGGCGGTAAAGGCGAATGCTTATGGGCATGAAGTAACCCTTTGCGCCCCGGTGCTGGCCGAGGCTGGAGTGGACGCCTTTGCAGTGGCTTCCCTGGAAGAGGCGGAAGCGCTTCACGCCTTGCGGCTGGAGCGCCCCATCTGTCTGCTGGGGGGTCCTTTTGACGCTGACGAAGTGTCCGTCGCCGCAGAACGCGCTTATCTGCTGGTGATTCACGAACAACGCCAGTTGCAGTGGCTGGAGACCCATGCTGCGGATGCTGCGTTGCGCCTGTTTATCAAGGTGGATACGGGCATGCACCGGCTGGGTTTTGCCCCGGAACGATTGTCCGCCCTGTTTGCCGCTTTGCAACGCCACCCGCGCTGGGAGGTGTTGGGGCTGATGAGCCATCTCGCCCGCTCCGATACGCCGAATGACCCCTTCAATCGTCAACAGGCGGGTGTTTTTGCCGCTGCCATTGCGCACGTCGGCCACGCCACCGCAGGTCAGCACAGCCTCGCCAACTCGGGGGGGGTGCTGGCGCTGCCCTTTACCCACCAGCACTGGGTGCGGCCCGGGCTCATACTTTACGGTCTTTCGCCCTTCGCCGGGCGTCGCGGCAGCGAAATCGGTTTGCAACCCGTGCTCTCCTGGCGCAGTGCGGTGGTGGCCATCCGCGAACTCGGCCCCGGTGACTGGCTGGGTTATGGCGCAGCCTGGCAGGCCCCGGCGCCGTGTCGGGTGGGGGTGGTGGCAGCGGGTTACGGCGACGGTTATCCCCGTCACCTAGGGTGTGGCGCGCCGGTCACGGTAGCCGGGCAGACTACCTGCACTTTGGCGCGGGTCAGCATGGATATGCTTTTTGTGGACCTGACGGCCGTGCAGGCAGACATCGGCGCTCCTGTCGTCCTCATGGGGGCTGGCGGACCGCCTCTCGAATCCTTGGCAGCGGAACTCGGTACCATCTCCTATGAAATGAGCTGCCGCATGCAGACGCGGGTACCGCGCCAGTTGGTTTCATGA
- a CDS encoding DUF2232 domain-containing protein, translating into MAVQPGGGVLRWFLSGRWPAGVSIAVLFSAAGLIPFLAGPLLLNCVALVALVTLQAGRRESLEVLVIAGIASALFTLNPWYGVAFALVAWLPGRLLGEGLQWDVGWGGVVWVVIGLSLLTLALLLWAIPQGTGPGFWQAQMEHLLAPARKDLSATQRQVLGDMVRLMPGILAAVMALLWALAAVMASRWRERFQGIVVPQRVFRDWVLPEWLIWLPVVTGLGFFLPHGSAWPVQNLAILVAGLYLLQGLSLVHLWFASRGWPLIALAAFYIGLILLSQFLLVVSVLGILDRVFHLRRRLAGPRS; encoded by the coding sequence GTGGCGGTGCAGCCAGGAGGCGGGGTCCTCCGTTGGTTTCTCAGCGGACGCTGGCCAGCTGGTGTCAGTATTGCTGTATTGTTCAGCGCGGCAGGCCTGATTCCTTTTCTTGCCGGACCGTTGTTGCTCAACTGCGTCGCTCTGGTGGCGCTGGTTACTCTGCAGGCGGGACGCAGGGAGAGCCTCGAAGTGCTGGTGATTGCCGGAATCGCCTCCGCGCTGTTCACGCTGAACCCATGGTATGGTGTCGCCTTTGCGCTGGTAGCCTGGTTGCCGGGACGGCTGTTGGGAGAGGGGTTGCAGTGGGACGTGGGGTGGGGCGGAGTGGTCTGGGTGGTCATCGGTTTGTCACTCCTGACGCTGGCGTTACTGCTCTGGGCCATACCGCAGGGTACGGGCCCAGGCTTCTGGCAGGCGCAGATGGAGCACTTGCTGGCACCGGCGCGTAAGGACCTCAGCGCGACGCAGCGTCAGGTCCTGGGCGATATGGTTCGTCTGATGCCGGGGATCCTCGCTGCGGTCATGGCACTGCTCTGGGCGCTGGCGGCAGTGATGGCCAGTCGCTGGCGCGAACGGTTTCAGGGTATTGTGGTGCCACAACGGGTGTTTCGCGATTGGGTGCTGCCAGAGTGGCTGATCTGGTTGCCGGTGGTGACGGGGTTGGGCTTTTTCCTGCCACATGGCAGCGCATGGCCGGTACAGAACCTCGCCATTCTGGTCGCTGGGCTGTACTTGCTGCAGGGACTAAGTTTGGTGCACCTGTGGTTCGCGTCGAGAGGCTGGCCCCTGATCGCGCTGGCGGCTTTTTATATCGGACTGATCCTGCTTTCACAGTTCCTGCTGGTGGTCAGTGTGCTGGGTATTCTGGACCGTGTTTTTCACCTGCGCCGACGGCTTGCCGGGCCGCGGTCCTGA
- the rpsR gene encoding 30S ribosomal protein S18 — translation MAFNRDRDRDSGDGDKRGGGSNFTRRRKFCRFRAEGVKEIDYKDLKTLQAYVGETGKIVPSRITGTSNLYQRQLTTAIKRARFLALLPYVVR, via the coding sequence ATGGCATTTAATCGGGACAGAGATCGGGATAGTGGTGATGGCGACAAGCGTGGCGGCGGCAGCAACTTTACGCGCCGGCGCAAGTTCTGCCGGTTCCGGGCGGAAGGTGTCAAAGAAATCGACTACAAGGATCTGAAGACCTTGCAGGCTTATGTGGGCGAGACGGGTAAGATCGTCCCCAGCCGGATTACCGGAACCAGCAACCTCTATCAGCGGCAGTTGACCACTGCGATCAAACGCGCCCGTTTTCTGGCGTTACTGCCCTACGTCGTGCGTTAA